The following coding sequences are from one Halobaculum sp. XH14 window:
- a CDS encoding GNAT family N-acetyltransferase yields MRLETLSLDEWGDALPASGFEAFHAPAALDVLGDHAEGELRLYGGFKGDRPVGLFPAFVRERSVGTAVTSPPPGFAVPQLGPIVMPASPKRRKREKVNAAFAGKLVDEFDVDGSLTLFRTVCNTAYPDPRPYVWNDLDLDVQFTYRLAVDEDPDDLLTAASKSLRREIGDARDLDVTVRVEGREGTREVFEHTADRYDEQDRGFSLTWPYVRDLTEALAAEDRCRTYVARGPDDEFLTGVVALYSNDAAYYWLGGARTTHEGVSVNSLVHWTMVEDVAAGEPRESVHSYDLMGANTERLCRYKSKFGAELAPYYVLESGGPGMDVAKRAYRLVAR; encoded by the coding sequence ATGAGACTCGAGACGCTCAGCCTCGACGAGTGGGGCGACGCCCTGCCCGCGTCGGGGTTCGAGGCGTTCCACGCGCCTGCCGCCCTCGACGTGCTCGGCGACCACGCGGAGGGCGAACTCAGACTGTACGGGGGGTTCAAGGGGGACCGGCCGGTCGGCCTGTTTCCCGCGTTCGTCCGGGAGCGGTCCGTCGGCACCGCGGTGACGTCGCCGCCGCCCGGGTTCGCGGTCCCACAGCTTGGCCCCATCGTGATGCCCGCGAGCCCGAAGCGGCGCAAGCGCGAGAAGGTGAACGCCGCCTTCGCCGGGAAGCTCGTCGACGAGTTCGACGTCGACGGCTCGCTGACGCTGTTCCGGACCGTCTGCAACACAGCCTACCCGGACCCGCGGCCGTACGTCTGGAACGACCTCGATCTGGACGTCCAGTTCACCTACCGGCTCGCCGTCGACGAGGACCCGGACGACCTGCTCACGGCCGCCAGCAAGAGCCTCCGACGCGAGATCGGCGACGCCCGCGACCTCGACGTCACGGTCAGGGTCGAGGGACGGGAGGGCACCCGCGAGGTGTTCGAGCACACCGCCGACCGCTACGACGAGCAGGACCGGGGCTTTAGCCTCACCTGGCCGTACGTCCGCGACCTGACGGAGGCGCTGGCCGCCGAGGACCGCTGTCGCACGTACGTCGCCCGCGGGCCCGACGACGAGTTCCTCACCGGCGTCGTCGCGCTGTACTCGAACGACGCCGCCTACTACTGGCTCGGCGGCGCGCGGACGACCCACGAGGGCGTGAGCGTCAACAGCCTCGTCCACTGGACGATGGTCGAGGACGTCGCCGCTGGCGAGCCGCGGGAGTCGGTCCATTCGTACGACCTGATGGGCGCGAACACCGAGCGTCTCTGCCGGTACAAGAGCAAGTTCGGGGCCGAGCTCGCGCCCTACTACGTCCTCGAGTCCGGCGGCCCTGGCATGGACGTCGCCAAGCGAGCCTACAGGCTGGTGGCCCGATAG
- a CDS encoding glycosyltransferase yields MRALQLVTNAQSRFFNQQVRYLEAAGVETETLPVPGARRFGDGTVDGRSPLNYLRLYPSVLRRSFGDYDLVHANYGLTAPAAVAQPSLPVVVSLWGSDLMGRYGPVSALCARLADAVVVMSPEMAERLDRDCHVIPHGVDLDRFAPADVGEARADLGWDPDARHVLFPYPPERGVKDFPRAERVVEATRERVDGRVELHTVTGVPHERMSVYMNAADALLITSRREGSPNSVKEAMACNLPVVSTDVGDVRARLRDVSPSSVEVSDEGLASSLADVLAAGERSDGREAAREVSVQRSNERLRDVYRSVLSN; encoded by the coding sequence ATGCGGGCGCTCCAGCTCGTCACCAACGCGCAGTCGCGCTTCTTCAACCAGCAGGTGCGCTACCTGGAGGCGGCCGGCGTCGAGACCGAGACGCTGCCGGTCCCGGGGGCCCGCCGCTTCGGCGACGGCACGGTCGACGGCCGGAGCCCGCTGAACTACCTCCGGCTCTACCCGTCGGTGCTCCGCCGGTCGTTCGGCGACTACGACCTGGTCCACGCCAACTACGGCCTGACCGCCCCGGCCGCCGTGGCACAGCCGTCGCTCCCGGTCGTCGTCTCGCTCTGGGGGAGCGACCTCATGGGTCGGTACGGCCCGGTCAGCGCGCTCTGCGCGCGGCTGGCCGACGCCGTGGTCGTCATGTCCCCCGAGATGGCAGAGCGGCTCGACCGCGACTGTCACGTCATCCCCCACGGCGTCGACCTCGACCGCTTCGCGCCGGCCGACGTCGGCGAGGCGCGCGCGGACCTGGGCTGGGACCCCGACGCCAGGCACGTCCTCTTCCCGTACCCGCCCGAGCGCGGCGTGAAGGACTTCCCGCGCGCCGAGCGCGTCGTCGAGGCGACGCGCGAGCGCGTGGACGGGCGCGTCGAACTCCACACGGTCACGGGCGTCCCCCACGAGCGGATGTCCGTCTACATGAACGCGGCCGACGCGCTGTTGATCACGTCCCGGCGGGAGGGGTCGCCCAACTCGGTGAAGGAGGCGATGGCGTGTAACCTCCCGGTCGTCTCCACGGACGTCGGCGACGTGCGCGCCCGTCTCCGGGACGTCTCCCCCTCGTCCGTCGAGGTCTCCGACGAGGGGCTGGCGAGCTCGCTCGCCGACGTGCTCGCGGCGGGCGAGCGCTCGGACGGCCGGGAGGCGGCCCGCGAGGTGAGCGTCCAGCGGTCGAACGAGCGCCTCCGCGACGTGTACCGCTCCGTCCTCTCGAACTGA
- a CDS encoding DegT/DnrJ/EryC1/StrS family aminotransferase: protein MIPIANPRIGDAESEGVQRVLESGQLADGEEVRRFEDEFSEFCGAAHGVATTNGTTALHATFEALGIGEGDAVVTTPFSFVASANAVRLAGAEPVFADVHPSTFTLDPREVEAVVRERDDVEAILAVHLYGLPAAMDHLREIADEHDLALVEDAAQAHGAEFDRRRVGSFGDAACFSFYPTKNMTTGEGGMVTTDRAELAERVARFADHGRISGYEHGEVGHNFRMTSLCAAIGRAQLPKLTDHTIARRGHAAYLTKRLSDAGVITPNEPPGSRHVYHQYTVRHDDRDGLREHLADAGVGSGIYYPVPIHEQPAYEGFDADCPVAERAAEQVLSLPVHPSLSTDDLRRICAAVESYTTGDSPELAADRGRRSA from the coding sequence ATGATCCCCATCGCGAACCCCCGGATCGGCGACGCCGAGAGCGAGGGCGTCCAGCGCGTCCTCGAGAGCGGCCAGCTCGCCGACGGCGAGGAGGTCCGGCGCTTCGAGGACGAGTTCTCCGAGTTCTGTGGGGCGGCCCACGGCGTCGCCACGACGAACGGGACGACCGCGCTCCACGCCACGTTCGAGGCGCTCGGGATCGGCGAGGGCGACGCGGTCGTCACGACGCCGTTCTCGTTCGTCGCCAGCGCGAACGCCGTCCGCCTCGCGGGCGCCGAACCCGTCTTCGCGGACGTCCACCCCTCGACGTTCACGCTCGACCCGCGCGAGGTGGAGGCGGTCGTCCGCGAGCGCGACGACGTGGAAGCGATCCTCGCGGTCCACCTCTACGGCCTGCCGGCCGCGATGGACCACCTGCGCGAGATCGCCGACGAGCACGACCTGGCGCTCGTCGAGGACGCCGCGCAGGCCCACGGCGCGGAGTTCGACCGCCGGCGCGTCGGCTCGTTCGGCGACGCCGCCTGCTTTTCCTTCTACCCGACGAAGAACATGACGACGGGGGAGGGCGGGATGGTGACGACCGACCGCGCGGAGCTGGCAGAGCGGGTCGCCCGCTTCGCGGACCACGGCCGGATCTCCGGGTACGAACACGGCGAGGTCGGCCACAACTTCCGGATGACGAGCCTCTGTGCGGCCATCGGGCGGGCACAGCTCCCGAAGCTCACGGACCACACCATCGCCCGGCGCGGACACGCCGCCTACCTCACGAAGCGGCTCTCGGACGCGGGCGTCATCACGCCGAACGAGCCGCCGGGGTCGCGCCACGTCTACCACCAGTACACGGTCAGACACGACGACCGCGACGGGCTCCGCGAGCACCTGGCCGACGCGGGCGTCGGATCGGGCATCTACTACCCGGTTCCCATCCACGAGCAGCCGGCCTACGAGGGCTTCGACGCCGACTGCCCGGTCGCCGAGCGCGCCGCCGAACAGGTGCTCTCGCTGCCGGTCCATCCGTCGCTCTCGACCGACGACCTCCGACGGATCTGTGCGGCCGTCGAATCGTACACGACCGGAGACTCCCCGGAACTGGCGGCCGATCGAGGCCGCCGGAGCGCATGA
- a CDS encoding nucleotide sugar dehydrogenase, producing the protein MTTRSGIRSLYGSDLDDEARRAAFVNGEVPVAVYGLGKMGLPLATVYAETCGNVTGVDVDPDVVASINAGESHVEREPGLPEAVADVSADGSLTATSDPATAARDASVHVLIVPTLVTETKEPDLSTLEAAVEGVAEGLYPGDLVVVESTVPPGTCRDVVLPLLEEQSGLRRGEFGLAFCPERTSSGRALRDVRGAHPKVVGGVDDESTRSARVVYEALVDNDVLPVSDATTAEAVKVFEGLYRDANIALANELGRLTDELGIDVREAIDTANTQPFCDIHTPGPGVGGHCIPYYPYFLINWLESPAPFLETAREVNDAMPGFVAAKVAEGLRAGGVVPADGEPRANGDSHPDDGPHAAGGPLADARVLVLGLTYRAGVKETRASPALGVCSTLSEHGATVFGADPLVDADGFDAETVPLEEMYDRDVDAVVVVTAHDEFDAVDWTAFDEPTVVVDGRDSVDLGGADHPHYTVGRGWR; encoded by the coding sequence GTGACGACCCGATCCGGGATCCGGTCGCTGTACGGCTCCGACCTCGACGACGAGGCCAGGCGGGCGGCGTTCGTGAACGGCGAGGTGCCGGTGGCCGTCTACGGCCTCGGCAAGATGGGGCTCCCGCTGGCGACCGTCTACGCCGAGACGTGCGGCAACGTCACCGGCGTCGACGTCGACCCGGACGTGGTGGCGTCGATCAACGCCGGCGAGAGCCACGTCGAACGCGAGCCCGGACTGCCCGAGGCGGTCGCCGACGTCTCGGCCGACGGCTCGCTGACGGCGACGAGCGACCCGGCCACGGCCGCCCGCGACGCGAGCGTCCACGTCCTCATCGTGCCGACGCTCGTCACCGAGACGAAGGAGCCGGACCTCTCGACGCTTGAGGCGGCCGTCGAGGGCGTCGCCGAGGGGCTGTACCCGGGCGACCTCGTGGTCGTCGAATCCACCGTCCCGCCGGGGACCTGCCGCGACGTCGTGCTCCCGCTGCTGGAGGAGCAAAGCGGCCTCCGGCGCGGGGAGTTCGGCCTGGCGTTCTGTCCCGAACGGACCTCCAGCGGGCGCGCGCTCCGGGACGTCCGCGGCGCGCACCCGAAGGTCGTCGGCGGCGTCGACGACGAGAGCACCCGGAGCGCGCGCGTCGTCTACGAGGCGCTCGTGGACAACGACGTGCTGCCGGTGTCGGACGCGACCACCGCCGAGGCGGTGAAGGTGTTCGAGGGGCTGTACCGCGACGCGAACATCGCCCTGGCGAACGAGCTCGGCCGGCTCACCGACGAGCTTGGGATCGACGTCCGGGAGGCCATCGACACCGCGAACACCCAGCCGTTCTGTGACATCCACACGCCCGGCCCGGGCGTGGGCGGCCACTGCATCCCGTACTACCCGTACTTCCTCATCAACTGGCTGGAGTCGCCAGCGCCGTTCCTGGAGACCGCGCGCGAGGTGAACGACGCGATGCCCGGCTTCGTCGCCGCGAAGGTCGCGGAGGGACTCCGGGCGGGCGGGGTCGTCCCCGCCGACGGGGAGCCGCGCGCGAACGGGGACTCGCACCCGGACGACGGCCCGCACGCGGCCGGTGGTCCGCTGGCGGACGCGCGCGTGCTCGTCCTCGGACTCACCTACCGGGCGGGCGTGAAGGAGACGCGCGCCAGCCCGGCGCTGGGCGTCTGCTCGACGCTCTCCGAGCACGGCGCGACCGTGTTCGGCGCGGACCCGCTCGTCGACGCCGACGGGTTCGACGCCGAGACGGTGCCGCTGGAGGAGATGTACGACCGTGACGTCGACGCCGTGGTCGTCGTCACCGCCCACGACGAGTTCGACGCGGTCGACTGGACGGCGTTCGACGAGCCCACGGTGGTCGTCGACGGCCGGGACAGCGTCGACCTCGGCGGCGCCGACCACCCCCACTACACGGTGGGGAGGGGCTGGCGGTGA
- a CDS encoding acyltransferase yields the protein MTNATLGDGAEVHPNVTLGDPDGSTPTIGPGATIRRGTVVYGDVEIGEGFTTGHDALVREDTVVGDDVLVGTRAVIDGGSTVGDEVSIQTAAYLPTNTTVGDRVFVGPGAILTNDDYPLRQEVELEGPTLEDDATVGANATVLPGVTVGERAFVAAGAVVTEDVPADTLAVGSPAEHQPLPERLQGGNTER from the coding sequence GTGACGAACGCGACGCTCGGCGACGGGGCCGAGGTCCACCCGAACGTCACGCTCGGCGACCCGGACGGCTCGACGCCTACCATCGGGCCGGGCGCGACGATCCGGCGCGGCACCGTCGTGTACGGCGACGTCGAGATCGGCGAGGGGTTCACGACCGGCCACGACGCGCTGGTGCGCGAGGACACCGTCGTCGGCGACGACGTGCTCGTCGGCACCCGCGCGGTCATCGACGGGGGCTCGACCGTCGGCGACGAGGTGAGCATCCAGACCGCCGCGTACCTCCCGACGAACACCACCGTCGGCGACCGGGTGTTCGTCGGCCCGGGCGCGATCCTCACGAACGACGACTACCCGCTGCGCCAGGAGGTCGAACTGGAGGGGCCGACCCTCGAGGACGACGCGACCGTCGGCGCGAACGCGACCGTGCTCCCGGGCGTCACCGTCGGGGAGCGCGCGTTCGTCGCCGCGGGCGCGGTCGTCACCGAGGACGTGCCCGCGGACACCCTCGCGGTCGGCTCGCCCGCCGAACACCAGCCGCTGCCCGAGCGGCTCCAGGGGGGGAACACGGAGCGATGA
- a CDS encoding Gfo/Idh/MocA family oxidoreductase: protein MSETLSAGVVGVGSMGRNHARVYSELPNAELVGVADLDAEAARTVARDYGTVAREAGDLLSRADLVSVAVPTAAHPSMLERCLDAGTHALVEKPYVEDLPRGRELAERARAEDLVLQVGHIERFNPAVRALADIVPNVEVLALDAQRLGPPREREVADSAVFDLMIHDIDVVCSLLGKAPVAVDAAGAAGNRYATATCRFDDGVVADLTASRVTQRKVRKLGITARECRVRVDYMNQSVEIHRHTAPAYIENDGAVRERVESVVERPIVENGEPLKAELESFVAAARDGAEPVVTAEDGLRAVEVARTIDDIAAGRERPGAETEVPT, encoded by the coding sequence ATGAGCGAGACGCTTTCGGCCGGCGTCGTCGGCGTCGGCAGCATGGGGCGCAACCACGCCCGGGTGTACAGCGAGCTCCCGAACGCGGAACTCGTCGGCGTCGCCGACCTCGACGCCGAGGCCGCCCGGACGGTCGCCCGCGACTACGGCACGGTCGCGCGGGAGGCGGGGGACCTGCTCTCGCGGGCGGACCTCGTCTCGGTCGCGGTCCCGACTGCGGCACACCCCTCGATGCTAGAGCGGTGTCTCGACGCTGGCACCCACGCGCTCGTCGAGAAGCCGTACGTCGAGGACCTCCCGCGGGGGCGAGAACTCGCCGAGCGGGCGCGGGCCGAGGACCTGGTCCTCCAAGTCGGCCACATCGAGCGGTTCAACCCCGCGGTGCGGGCGCTCGCGGACATCGTCCCGAACGTCGAGGTGCTCGCGCTCGACGCCCAGCGGCTCGGCCCGCCGCGCGAGCGGGAGGTCGCGGACTCGGCCGTCTTCGACCTGATGATCCACGACATCGACGTGGTCTGCTCGCTGCTCGGGAAGGCACCCGTCGCGGTGGACGCGGCGGGCGCGGCCGGCAACCGCTACGCCACCGCGACCTGCCGGTTCGACGACGGCGTCGTCGCCGACCTCACGGCGAGCCGCGTCACCCAGCGGAAGGTGCGGAAGCTGGGGATCACCGCCCGCGAGTGCCGGGTCCGCGTGGACTACATGAACCAGTCCGTCGAGATCCACCGACACACCGCCCCGGCGTACATCGAGAACGACGGCGCGGTGCGCGAGCGCGTCGAGAGCGTCGTCGAGCGGCCCATCGTCGAGAACGGCGAACCGCTGAAGGCCGAACTGGAGTCGTTCGTCGCCGCCGCGCGCGACGGGGCGGAGCCGGTGGTCACCGCCGAGGACGGCCTCCGCGCCGTGGAGGTGGCCCGGACCATCGACGACATCGCCGCCGGTCGGGAGCGGCCGGGGGCGGAGACGGAGGTGCCGACGTGA
- a CDS encoding DUF354 domain-containing protein: protein MRALFDVNHPAHVHLFKHAAEELSAAGHEIHIASRVKDVTTDLLDAEGFEHTPLSERGGGGPGLVGEWMAREVRLLRLARRFDPDVVVSMLNPAAAHVSWLLGVPNVVFNDTEQTRLVDRVTIPFASVVCTPARFERDLGATQRRYDGFHELAYLHPDRFERDPDVLREAGVDPDQPYAVFRFVAMDAHHDAGHRSLSTDEKRSLIERVEDRMPVYVSSEGALPPDLADRELPVPPEDLHQLLAHADLYAGDSGTMATEAALLATPSVRLNPYDEEFGNFRELHEHGLITTCRESAAFVETVLELADDPEAGERWERRRRKLLDEKVDVTAHIVDLVTDAAAT from the coding sequence ATGCGCGCGCTGTTCGACGTGAACCACCCGGCGCACGTCCACCTGTTCAAACACGCGGCCGAGGAGCTCTCGGCGGCGGGCCACGAGATCCACATCGCCTCGCGCGTCAAGGACGTCACGACGGATCTGCTCGACGCGGAGGGGTTCGAGCACACGCCGCTGTCCGAGCGCGGCGGGGGCGGCCCGGGGCTGGTCGGCGAGTGGATGGCACGGGAGGTTCGACTCCTGCGGCTCGCCCGTCGGTTCGACCCCGACGTGGTCGTCAGCATGCTCAACCCGGCGGCCGCGCACGTCTCGTGGCTGCTCGGCGTCCCCAACGTCGTCTTCAACGACACCGAACAGACCCGGCTGGTCGACCGTGTCACGATCCCCTTCGCCAGCGTCGTCTGCACGCCGGCCCGGTTCGAGCGCGACCTGGGCGCGACCCAGCGCCGGTACGACGGGTTCCACGAACTCGCGTACCTCCACCCGGACCGGTTCGAGCGCGACCCCGACGTGCTCCGCGAGGCGGGCGTCGACCCCGACCAGCCGTACGCGGTCTTTCGGTTCGTCGCCATGGACGCCCACCACGACGCCGGCCACCGGAGCCTCTCGACCGACGAGAAGCGGTCCCTGATCGAGCGCGTCGAGGACCGCATGCCGGTGTACGTGTCGAGCGAGGGAGCGCTCCCGCCGGACCTGGCGGACCGCGAGCTTCCCGTGCCGCCCGAGGACCTCCACCAGCTACTGGCCCACGCGGACCTGTACGCGGGAGACTCCGGGACGATGGCGACCGAAGCTGCGCTGCTCGCCACGCCGAGCGTCCGGCTGAACCCCTACGACGAGGAGTTCGGCAACTTCCGCGAACTCCACGAGCACGGGCTCATCACGACCTGCCGGGAGAGCGCCGCGTTCGTCGAAACGGTCCTCGAACTCGCCGACGACCCCGAGGCGGGCGAGCGCTGGGAGCGGCGGCGGCGGAAACTGCTGGACGAGAAGGTCGACGTGACGGCCCACATCGTCGACCTGGTCACGGACGCGGCCGCCACGTGA